The Mytilus edulis chromosome 4, xbMytEdul2.2, whole genome shotgun sequence nucleotide sequence TCAATTATCAACATACCATTTCAGTAACATACATTTTTTCAATCTAGGAAAAGACTCAAAAATCAGACCACTAAAAATACATTGTACAGAATTATGCATAGATATTTCTATTTACACTTCAGAAAGAACATTAAATAGTGGGTATATATACTAAGAATAATGAGGTAATAAAAAGTCCATTTCTATATGTAATTTGCATAACCAATTTTACTGTTACAATTCTAATTTCAACAACCATTGACAACAGTAAGTTTTCTTATATTCTAAAACCAATGAAGCATAAGAAATCCATTTCGTAAAGTAAATCATAATATTCAAGTTAAATTAGATAGAGCATTGTAATTTATTGATTAATATGTTCTATTTTGtgtgacattttaattatttttcacatATGTTACCTATACATCACTTTGATAGTTTGacaaaatgacatatatatagaaataagcttgaatgtaaaataaaaaaaaaatattcttaacaGCTGTAAATTCTGAGAGTTCAATTACAATATGCTCAAGTAATTGTCACAGATATAGTCTTCTTTAATGTCTTTaaatcatttttacaaaaaagacAGTTTTGTAATATGTAGTTTTGTACTTCTCCATTTCTTTGTAACTTTTTATAGATGACATTTCTTtaactttataaaaaattattataaaacataatCACTGTTATTCTATACAGCTAACTGGTAACTCCTTCAGGCAATACTGACCTAAGAAAATTTCGGCTCCTCTGCTTAGGCCGCTAACAATTATGTATCAGCTTTTGAAACTACTGGTCTCTTCATATATGTACCAAAAGAAAATGATTTCAGAATCGGGTGCTCTCAAATATCTTATATTAGCCAATATTTTTTTCTGCTAGATATTTATGAAAAGGATGTTTGAAAAgtaaaatgtaattatatatatgtattaccaatgttatttcaactgatcgggcggagcttacgttttaatttgcataaggacagtctatttgaaaatgtgtgcgataaggatgattgccgttataattattattgatttctaatcaccaATCATTGTCACCTAACGGATATTCAAAAGAACTAAGTGTATGATATGGGAcaaataactggacacttcattgatgaatttatcctaaaacacctgtCTATAGATTGACTGATCTATGATGATCTAACCGGcaaaactccgcccagtcaagtgaaataaatcaagtaattaAGGTGATAAAGACACTTCTATATATTTTATCCTTACTTTCAATTTCTTCTTTTAGTACATCAATCTGTTCATTCTCCTTCTTTAAGCGAGCAATTTCTGCTTTCAGGGACTCCATATTTACTTGTGGAACTACGGCttgaactaaaaaaatataagaaaccaTTAAActaaaagaattttaaaattaaaagtgtgaTGATGTGTTTCAAAGTTTAATTCCCACTCTACAAGTTGTAACGAGTTCTCCATGCATCCATTTCATCAGATACTTCTAACCCTTTCAGAGTACTTTACAGTTTGCATAGTTGGTCAAATTTATTATTTCACAGTGATAACTTTATTTTGAAGTTCAAAGTTTGTTCTATATAAATGGGATATATATATGCAGGTTTCAAATTTGTACaactactataaaaaaaaaatatcacattttcaCCTTATATTTTAGGCAGACTAAATTGTTCAGATTACAGAGTTTCcctataaacaatgataaatctttgtttcaaatatctCAACTAATCTGTAAACTCTTAAATTGCCTACCTGGTCCTTTTGACTGGAACAAAGCATGACCTTCACTTGCCCTTCTGATATGTTTGAGAAATGTTTTCTTTGACTTGCCATCTGAATCATTATTGCCTTCACCATCTGGTAATGTGACCTGAAATAGTTTATAAACAGTCAAAGACTATGAAGAAAACCTATCAAAAATAAGATGTATTGCTCATGTTGCTAGCAGGAAAAATCTCTATTATAGAGATGCAGTCAGTGTTAAAATTTTGAGATCAGAATCTTTTGCCATTTTTGAAGGCCTTTAATACCGAGACATATATGTATAGTTGCTATCATATAAGCTATTAATTCTATGGTAATTGTGATTTAAAACAAAGTTCCCTTGATGTGTGAATAATTCTTTAAAAACAATGTCAATTAAAAATGgaattggaaatggggaatgtgtttgATTTGTTCATAATGATGACATGGAATTAATCAAGGGAACTGATAGACCCTTCTGTAAAAATACATGTGTCTAGTACCTAAAAcattaaaactacatgtatatgataatcTATTAAGTTATTTATCAAACTacatttttaattaaacattgtAAATGATTTTAAACTCAAAACATAGAATATTCTTTCttcaaacaacatgaacaagtgTATGGAAATGGACATGAACAGCCTTGAGGATTTTTGGTCATAAGTGACTATtgtaaaaatttctattttttttgacACTCAGAGTACATGTAAATCATGTAGTTGCAGGCTTGAAATGAGGAGAATCAGTTAGTAAAGCATTTAAAGTCAGGTGCATGTAATAAAACTGACATTTCAGGTGTATCTTGAAATTCAAATTGATGGTCAAACAGTCTGCTTATTTACACCATCATTCTCATTAGTAAAATAtttctcttgtggacagttgttcgCCATacatttggtgtgtttgagcttttgattttgccatttgattagggactttccatttagaattttcctcagagatctgtatttgtgattttattttttgttaaactacatatacatgtatcagtttCACAGAATTTTAATATTACAGATATTTAATTTATGGAACAAATCAATGTTCACCTTGTTCACCAGAAAGGTCTTtttgaatttcatattttatttttttacctcTTAGACTTGGTGTACCTGAATACTGAACATGCTTAACCTGAATGTCACAAAAGTTTATATGGACCTGAAAGTCTGATACCTGTTTACTACCATGACAATCTGTATTGTATTTACttaaattatgatatatattaaATTAGGTTACTTACACTCATTTTCTGTTTGGGTGATCTTGGTACTTTAGGTGAGGGTGGAACAATTACATTATTACTAAGTTCTTCATCACCTATAGAAAATCTTGTGTTAGAACTACACGAATCACTTTCCGTCAATGAGGGTGTGGAGGGAGCATTTGGATCCACATACGTAAAACCATTTTTCAATGTTCCTATCCCTCCTGACTCAGTCTCTAGAATAATATCACCTATTCCTGCTGTGGAAGGTTTAATCTTTAAGAAGATTCTTGAAGAAGATTCAAACTCTACATAGTCAGCATGATCCACCTCACAGATTAATAATTCCATTATATCAGCCTTAGATAAACCTAGATTCTTCCCTTCAATTGTCACTCTTGTTCCGCCATCGATTAATGCTTCTGACGGGGTGACACTATGAATTATGGGTAGCTTACCCGCATTATTTAATCCTGATCCAATACTACTGGCACGACCATTACttaaatttgaaacatttttatcCTCATCGTCCTGTGTTGGACTTCTTGCGAATGAAAACAAGTCATGTATAGACTTAGAAAACTTTTTGTTTAATGTTTGTAAAGCCGTACTACCCCTTCGTTTTTCATGTTTATGTCTCATAATTGGAGATGATGTCATACCATTTCTATGTTTATCATATACATTTGGTGTACTTGTACGTTTGGGAGTACTTGAATACGGGAAAAATGAAGGTCTATACTTTGACACAAAGCACTGGTAAATAAGTTCTCCTTTGGGACTCGGACATTTTTTATGGGATTGTAATGGCTGCTTCATCACTCTGCCTGGTGGTCCTAACAAAGTTGCTACGGGAATATTGATTTGACCTAAGATATCTTCTTTTTCTGTGACTATAAGGAAAACTTGGTCTGCAACATTGTTTACTTGTCtacaaaaaataatcataatatgaCATCTTTTCATATTCATGTAACATTTGACGTTGACATGTTATCGACCTTAATATTTATATTTGCTGCCGAATATGAAACATCAAACAAGCATACACACAAATTATACAGACAGCTTAATGCCAAACAGTTAACAAGAAATCAGGATTGTGTGTCTATCCTCTGATTACTACTTGCTTTTTCACCTCAAGTCAAACAGAATATTAGTTTCTCACAAAAACATATTCTCTTCCATATTTGAGTATTCATACAATTCTTGACATCTGGATCCCCTACAAATACTTTAAATGAATAGAAATATTCTTGCATACAAACTTTTATAGAAAGGAATTTTCAAAAGAAtgcagaaaaaaagtttaaataaccCCTTGCCCAATGACGGTCAAATTCAATATTAAGGCAAGTTGTTATCAAAGGCCTGAGGGGGCAAGTTAGTCAAACAAATAAATCCTATCACTGAAATAcagtcataaaaaaaattccTTGTAAGCCCAATAGTTTAAATCATTCCCTAAGCCATAACACACCAGACATTGTATATCATACAAATATCTAATCAGATGTAAAACATGCATTACTATAGGATGGAATCTGTAATGAGGTAAATAAGATATTTTGATGTTGGTCTTGAGGGTATGTTTCAATACACGTTCATTGATACCTATATCCTGATAGCATCAATGGAATCCAATCAGCTATACAAATACCCCTGAAGGTTCTAGGAACTTGTCCTATATCATGTACAATATGTGATTCATGTCACATGACGACATACCCATCAAATATGTGCTAACACGAAAAATTGTCAAAGAATATTAAGATTTAATCTTTCATGAAATAGGTTAGAATTTCATACAATTTCACGGAAGTGTACCTTAATTATAGGTAGCCTTaggctgttttctgctgtttAGTCAGGTTAATTGTCGTCTCTTTTGACTCATTCCCCGTTGGTAaaccattatcaattttattaacttATTGTTTTACATGAAGATATTATTCAGAAATATCATAATGTTAAAGAAATTTCAAAGTTGAGGAAAGAACTATACATGTTTTATATCTAGGTAGACCTACATGACAGATTCCTCGTTCCATTCTGGACATCCCCCAGGATCTTTTACAACACAAGTTCTGTACTTTCTATTTCCTACACCAAATATCACAGAAAACTTATGACGccctgaaaataaaatataacatgtaaaatGTAGTCACTGTTTTTtatagtataatttttttttttattattcataaaatatttttttaatatttctagtagtgattttatcattttttaatatttctggtagtgatttttgtcattttttaatatttctagtagtgatttttatcattttttaatatttctggtagtgatttttatcattttttaatatttctagtagtgatttttatcatttttttaatatttctaggagtgatttttgtcattttttaatatttctagtagtgatttttatcatttcttaATATTTCTAGTagtgatttttatcattttttaatatttctagtagtgattttttataattttaaatatttctagtagtgatttttatcatttttttaatatttctgggagtgatttttatcattttttaatatttctagtagtgattttttataattttaaatatttctagtagtgatttttatcattttttaatatcTCTAGgagttatttttatcatttttttatcttttttctttagACAACCAATAAAGTaagaaataaaacttttcatttatatCTATAAAGTTTATAgagattttaaattaaaattactaaTATGACGTATTACATACCTTGTTTCTTTCCTTGAAGCCCTTTTCCAGCAACCactgtaaaatataaaacaaaattcaattaaatttttatcTTACTTATAACTAAACTTTGAAATTTTAGTGTACCTTTCAGTATGCATGGTATTAGTCATAATATTTAAAGGGAACAAAAAAAAGAGAGTgcacaaaaaatgttaaaataaaactaacattacatacatttgttatacatgtacatgagacatttaatttctgaattatcatatatttttaagtCACAGTAGTTCTGTTACTATGTGCAGCATAAAATTGCCAGAGTGAAAAACAACCTTACCAATTATAGTAATTTCATCTGGTTCCATGGCAGACATTTTACCACTGTTTCCATCTATTGTACCTTCATTTTTAACCTGAAATGTATAAAT carries:
- the LOC139521084 gene encoding uncharacterized protein isoform X2, whose amino-acid sequence is MSAMEPDEITIIVVAGKGLQGKKQGRHKFSVIFGVGNRKYRTCVVKDPGGCPEWNEESVIQVNNVADQVFLIVTEKEDILGQINIPVATLLGPPGRVMKQPLQSHKKCPSPKGELIYQCFVSKYRPSFFPYSSTPKRTSTPNVYDKHRNGMTSSPIMRHKHEKRRGSTALQTLNKKFSKSIHDLFSFARSPTQDDEDKNVSNLSNGRASSIGSGLNNAGKLPIIHSVTPSEALIDGGTRVTIEGKNLGLSKADIMELLICEVDHADYVEFESSSRIFLKIKPSTAGIGDIILETESGGIGTLKNGFTYVDPNAPSTPSLTESDSCSSNTRFSIGDEELSNNVIVPPSPKVPRSPKQKMSVTLPDGEGNNDSDGKSKKTFLKHIRRASEGHALFQSKGPVQAVVPQVNMESLKAEIARLKKENEQIDVLKEEIETLKNDKKDMKVYIDKLVAKVITHCPEALATM
- the LOC139521084 gene encoding uncharacterized protein isoform X1 — its product is MKSELWNFPIQEEVKNEGTIDGNSGKMSAMEPDEITIIVVAGKGLQGKKQGRHKFSVIFGVGNRKYRTCVVKDPGGCPEWNEESVIQVNNVADQVFLIVTEKEDILGQINIPVATLLGPPGRVMKQPLQSHKKCPSPKGELIYQCFVSKYRPSFFPYSSTPKRTSTPNVYDKHRNGMTSSPIMRHKHEKRRGSTALQTLNKKFSKSIHDLFSFARSPTQDDEDKNVSNLSNGRASSIGSGLNNAGKLPIIHSVTPSEALIDGGTRVTIEGKNLGLSKADIMELLICEVDHADYVEFESSSRIFLKIKPSTAGIGDIILETESGGIGTLKNGFTYVDPNAPSTPSLTESDSCSSNTRFSIGDEELSNNVIVPPSPKVPRSPKQKMSVTLPDGEGNNDSDGKSKKTFLKHIRRASEGHALFQSKGPVQAVVPQVNMESLKAEIARLKKENEQIDVLKEEIETLKNDKKDMKVYIDKLVAKVITHCPEALATM